The following are from one region of the Marinomonas sp. CT5 genome:
- a CDS encoding ATP-binding protein has translation MSTNASLKKSLSIGLTIGVSLLWLFGAISSGLVVQKEMNESFDKALKKSALQILPLVISDSLQKKKDNSQEIPTRENDDEYLTYTIKDQHGNVLFHSKDANPKVFNGSLQMGFSNTESHRIYTTSTLDNRVYIQVAEQLARRNEDLIEAGIALLLPLLFLAPISLFGIWWIIRLSLRKVAVFQFDIAERGAGNLSPVEMEKLPKEFKPIAVAVNRLLERLRRTLEAERSFTANSAHELRTPLATALAKVQRIKSAATDEPLKTQITDVENSLKSLSKQSEKLLELAKAEGGGAISQQPNNLVPILKMIVGDFSRQFPERIKLTLAKNEINSLLDPDAFAILARNLIENALKHGRSNHPVDVNLQADGRLRVVNECDLVAPQDLALLRNRFVRANTTAPGSGLGLAIVDAIAKGAGITLELRSPANGKKDGFEVELNLGTNLTQAS, from the coding sequence ATGAGCACTAACGCTAGTTTAAAGAAAAGCCTCAGTATAGGTTTGACTATAGGGGTTTCATTATTGTGGCTATTTGGTGCTATTAGCTCAGGTCTAGTCGTTCAAAAAGAGATGAATGAGTCTTTTGATAAAGCGCTGAAAAAATCTGCTCTGCAAATTCTACCTTTGGTGATTAGCGATTCATTACAGAAAAAGAAAGACAATAGTCAAGAAATCCCAACAAGAGAAAATGATGACGAATACCTAACTTATACCATCAAAGACCAGCACGGAAATGTTCTTTTTCATTCTAAGGATGCCAATCCGAAAGTATTTAACGGCTCGCTACAAATGGGCTTCTCAAACACAGAAAGTCACCGAATATACACAACCTCGACACTAGATAATCGAGTTTATATTCAAGTTGCCGAGCAGCTGGCCCGAAGAAATGAAGACCTTATTGAAGCAGGTATTGCCTTACTACTCCCCTTATTATTCCTTGCGCCCATTAGTTTATTTGGCATTTGGTGGATCATTCGCTTATCTCTTCGAAAAGTCGCCGTATTTCAATTCGATATTGCAGAGCGTGGTGCAGGGAATTTATCTCCAGTGGAAATGGAAAAACTCCCCAAAGAATTTAAACCTATCGCGGTAGCGGTCAATCGCTTGCTCGAACGACTCCGCCGCACATTAGAAGCTGAACGCAGCTTTACCGCCAACAGTGCCCATGAATTACGTACGCCACTGGCGACAGCATTGGCCAAGGTACAACGCATCAAGTCGGCGGCAACAGACGAGCCATTAAAAACGCAAATCACAGATGTTGAAAACTCGCTCAAAAGTTTATCAAAGCAGTCTGAAAAATTACTCGAATTAGCAAAGGCAGAAGGTGGTGGCGCTATTTCACAACAGCCAAATAATCTTGTGCCTATATTGAAGATGATAGTGGGTGACTTTAGTCGTCAATTCCCAGAACGGATTAAATTAACTTTAGCAAAAAATGAGATTAACTCGCTATTAGACCCAGATGCCTTTGCCATTCTCGCGCGTAACTTAATTGAAAATGCGCTCAAACATGGCCGCTCCAATCATCCAGTGGATGTCAATTTGCAAGCAGACGGCAGGTTGCGAGTGGTAAACGAGTGTGACTTAGTTGCACCGCAAGATCTCGCTTTATTACGTAATCGATTTGTGCGAGCCAATACAACGGCGCCTGGCTCCGGTCTGGGACTGGCGATTGTCGATGCAATTGCCAAAGGAGCAGGGATAACCTTAGAACTTCGGTCTCCCGCGAATGGAAAAAAAGATGGATTCGAGGTGGAATTGAACTTAGGCACAAACCTAACCCAAGCTAGCTAA